A window of Paremcibacter congregatus contains these coding sequences:
- a CDS encoding indolepyruvate ferredoxin oxidoreductase subunit alpha, which yields MAERSFAKEVKKLRHGAGEVFHGEGILAVTKGLLQSGVAYVGGYQGAPVSHLMDVLADSQEILSELGVHFEANGSEATAAAMLSASISYPLRGAVTWKSTVGTNVASDALSNLASAGVIGGTVIIIGEDYGEGASIMQERSHAFAMKSQMWLINPRPNLPKMVDMLEKSFQLSEASNTPLFFQMRIRACHLHGQFETKDNLKPAFTVRDALENPIREADKIILPPFTFLQEKQKIEKRWPAAVDFIKEHNLNELFDGPEKDIGIIFEGGLYNVVIRALQMLGLADSLGDTQIPLYVMNVTYPLIDDQLVVFAQDKKAILMVEEGQPNYIEQSLNKIFNDANLTCKISGKDVLPVSGEYTGQVMKDGLKNFLAKYRPDLVKFDELDASVSALADLKISADALDKAIPARPPGLCTGCPERPFFSAIKMLEKDYGEIHISADIGCNSFGTLPPFQIGNTIMGYGLGAASSSAFSSVRGKRAISIMGDGGFWHNGLTSGIGSAVYNNSDNVFIIVDNGYAAATGGQYIPSSAKSLKEDERKARIQEAVQGVGVKWVRTINSYDIADVKALVHEAMTSHFIGPKVIVIEGECMLNRQRREKPIKAQNIKSGKREIKERFYVESETCTGDHACIRLSGCPSLTIKPNPDVLREDPVAYVDNSCVGCGVCGENSHAAVLCPSFSRAELIFNPTGWDKFKHGLRQSVIGYLQKRADRQRGRISL from the coding sequence ATGGCAGAGCGTTCCTTCGCCAAAGAGGTAAAAAAGCTGCGTCACGGCGCGGGAGAGGTGTTCCACGGAGAAGGTATTCTCGCGGTCACCAAAGGCTTGTTGCAATCTGGTGTCGCCTATGTGGGCGGATACCAGGGCGCGCCGGTCTCTCATCTTATGGATGTGTTGGCGGATTCTCAGGAAATCTTATCCGAACTGGGAGTGCATTTTGAAGCCAATGGCAGTGAAGCCACCGCGGCAGCGATGCTTTCGGCCTCCATCAGTTATCCTCTGCGCGGAGCCGTGACGTGGAAATCCACTGTGGGCACCAATGTGGCGTCTGATGCCTTGTCAAATCTGGCGTCTGCCGGGGTGATTGGCGGTACAGTGATTATCATCGGGGAGGATTATGGTGAGGGGGCCAGCATTATGCAGGAACGCTCCCATGCCTTCGCCATGAAATCTCAAATGTGGCTGATCAATCCAAGACCGAACCTGCCCAAGATGGTTGATATGCTGGAAAAAAGTTTCCAGTTGTCCGAGGCCAGTAATACGCCACTGTTCTTTCAGATGCGTATTCGGGCCTGTCATCTGCATGGTCAGTTCGAAACCAAGGATAACCTTAAACCGGCCTTTACCGTCAGAGATGCTTTGGAGAACCCTATTCGGGAGGCGGATAAGATCATTCTGCCGCCGTTTACCTTTCTGCAGGAAAAGCAAAAGATTGAAAAGCGTTGGCCTGCGGCGGTCGATTTTATCAAAGAGCACAATCTCAATGAATTATTTGACGGGCCGGAAAAGGATATCGGAATTATCTTTGAGGGTGGCCTGTACAATGTCGTAATCCGGGCACTACAGATGCTGGGTCTTGCTGACAGCCTCGGGGATACCCAGATACCGCTTTATGTTATGAATGTGACCTATCCGTTGATTGATGATCAGCTTGTCGTGTTTGCTCAGGATAAGAAAGCCATTTTGATGGTGGAGGAAGGTCAGCCAAATTATATCGAGCAATCGCTTAATAAAATTTTCAATGATGCAAACCTTACCTGCAAAATATCGGGCAAGGATGTTCTGCCGGTTTCTGGCGAGTATACCGGGCAGGTGATGAAGGATGGCCTGAAGAATTTTCTGGCCAAATATCGCCCCGACCTGGTGAAGTTTGACGAATTGGATGCGTCCGTAAGTGCGTTGGCTGATCTGAAGATCAGTGCGGATGCCCTTGATAAAGCGATACCGGCCCGCCCGCCAGGATTATGTACCGGTTGTCCCGAGCGCCCCTTCTTTTCGGCAATCAAGATGCTGGAGAAAGACTATGGCGAAATTCATATTTCAGCAGATATTGGGTGTAATTCATTTGGCACGCTACCTCCGTTTCAGATTGGCAATACGATCATGGGGTACGGACTCGGGGCGGCCAGCAGCTCGGCCTTCAGTTCCGTGCGCGGCAAACGAGCCATTTCCATTATGGGGGATGGTGGGTTCTGGCACAATGGCCTGACCAGCGGGATTGGCAGTGCGGTATATAACAACAGTGACAATGTCTTTATTATTGTTGATAATGGCTATGCGGCCGCGACCGGCGGGCAATATATCCCCTCCTCCGCCAAAAGCCTGAAAGAAGACGAACGCAAAGCCCGCATACAGGAAGCGGTGCAGGGCGTTGGTGTGAAATGGGTGCGCACCATCAACAGCTATGACATTGCCGATGTCAAGGCGTTGGTGCATGAAGCCATGACGTCACATTTTATTGGCCCCAAGGTTATTGTAATTGAAGGCGAATGCATGCTCAACCGCCAACGTCGGGAAAAACCGATCAAGGCGCAAAATATCAAATCGGGTAAGCGTGAGATCAAAGAACGTTTTTATGTGGAAAGTGAAACCTGTACAGGGGATCACGCCTGCATCCGTCTGTCCGGTTGCCCTTCCCTGACCATTAAACCCAATCCGGATGTGCTGCGGGAAGACCCGGTGGCTTATGTCGACAACAGTTGCGTCGGCTGCGGGGTATGCGGTGAAAATTCTCATGCGGCGGTGCTCTGTCCGTCCTTTTCCCGCGCCGAACTGATCTTTAATCCCACAGGATGGGACAAATTTAAGCACGGCCTGCGTCAGAGCGTTATTGGCTACTTGCAAAAACGCGCCGATCGTCAGCGCGGGAGAATATCCTTATGA
- a CDS encoding indolepyruvate oxidoreductase subunit beta family protein, translating to MSTSLITKNDINRPITIVISALGGQGGGVLTNWLVSLAEQQGYFAQSTSVPGVAQRTGATIYYLEMFPKSAVKDNGTPPIMALMPLSGDVDLVVAAELMEAGRAVQRQFVTPNKTTLVASTHRVFSIAEKMAMGDGTGDSETVLRAAEEAAQNFIAFDMESLAAETGCVISSILFGAIAGAGVLPFGRESFEEAIRAEGKMVDINLKGFAAGFAAAESPYQEEIALPPVAGEITGNPNGPEAQARIDRINRLPDAAREFAYAGAQKLLDYQDLDYVDDYLDTLEEIAAQDQAPFDLSRELARYLALWMAFDDTIKVADIKTRSERVRKYRAEVRAKDDQIVNMVEFMHPRLEEIVGSLPIGLARRVEKSPLLTRLFEKFTGPRLMDTTKLSSFLMLYFMASLRRIRRKTLRFHQEHAAIDGWLDRVRRALSQDNALAVELVRCQRLIKGYGDTHERGMRNFNAIMSVFDQSGGKLQAARVSVLRDAALADEEGETLKKELAA from the coding sequence ATGAGTACTTCCCTGATCACAAAAAATGATATTAACCGACCGATCACCATCGTTATCTCGGCCCTTGGCGGGCAGGGAGGCGGGGTATTGACCAACTGGCTGGTGAGTCTAGCAGAACAACAGGGATATTTCGCGCAGTCGACATCGGTTCCCGGTGTCGCGCAGAGAACCGGGGCGACCATCTATTATTTGGAAATGTTTCCAAAATCTGCAGTAAAGGATAACGGGACACCGCCGATCATGGCGTTGATGCCCCTGTCCGGCGATGTCGACCTGGTGGTTGCGGCGGAACTGATGGAAGCTGGTCGCGCAGTGCAACGTCAGTTTGTCACGCCGAACAAGACGACACTCGTTGCCTCCACACACCGTGTTTTCTCCATAGCCGAGAAGATGGCCATGGGGGATGGGACCGGTGACAGTGAAACAGTTTTGCGGGCCGCAGAAGAAGCCGCGCAAAATTTCATCGCCTTTGATATGGAAAGCCTTGCGGCTGAGACGGGGTGTGTTATCAGTTCGATCCTGTTTGGCGCCATTGCCGGTGCCGGAGTATTGCCGTTCGGCCGGGAAAGTTTTGAAGAAGCCATCCGGGCCGAAGGTAAAATGGTTGATATTAACCTTAAAGGCTTTGCCGCAGGCTTTGCGGCGGCTGAAAGTCCTTATCAGGAAGAAATCGCCCTGCCTCCGGTGGCAGGAGAGATTACCGGTAATCCAAATGGCCCGGAAGCGCAGGCAAGAATCGACAGAATTAATCGGTTGCCGGATGCGGCGCGGGAATTTGCCTATGCCGGGGCCCAGAAGTTGCTCGATTATCAGGATCTGGATTATGTCGATGACTATCTGGATACATTGGAGGAAATCGCCGCACAGGATCAGGCTCCCTTTGATCTTAGTCGCGAACTCGCCCGGTATCTGGCCTTGTGGATGGCCTTTGATGATACGATCAAGGTTGCGGATATTAAAACCAGGTCAGAACGGGTGCGTAAATACCGCGCGGAGGTGCGGGCCAAGGATGATCAGATCGTTAATATGGTCGAATTCATGCACCCGCGACTGGAAGAAATCGTTGGCAGTCTGCCGATAGGGTTAGCGCGCCGGGTAGAGAAGTCCCCCCTGCTGACTCGCCTGTTCGAGAAATTTACAGGCCCCCGGCTTATGGACACCACGAAATTATCTTCTTTCCTGATGCTGTATTTTATGGCGTCCTTGCGGCGTATTCGGCGTAAAACATTGCGCTTTCATCAGGAACATGCGGCGATTGACGGGTGGCTTGACCGTGTCCGGCGGGCGCTTTCTCAAGATAACGCCCTGGCGGTGGAACTGGTGCGATGTCAGCGGTTAATCAAGGGGTATGGTGATACGCATGAGCGCGGTATGCGGAATTTTAATGCGATCATGTCTGTATTTGACCAGAGCGGTGGAAAGCTGCAGGCCGCACGTGTCTCTGTCCTGCGGGATGCGGCGTTGGCGGATGAAGAAGGCGAAACGTTGAAAAAAGAACTGGCGGCGTAA